One stretch of Bosea vaviloviae DNA includes these proteins:
- a CDS encoding helix-turn-helix domain-containing protein: MRGWQGMVLSLSVQDSSTGSGAPGETRKTLEIALGRQIRAIRRSHDLSVADLAAAAGISAGMLSKIENGQISPSLSTIAAIAASVNVPISTLFAAFEEKSDCSYVPAGKGVNIERRGTKAGHVYELLGHALGGDVVVEPYLITLREDASPFTGFQHAGVEFIYMLSGEVVYRHAEGRYRLKPGDALLFDSGALHGPEEFVQLPMTYLSIIVYPRQAL; encoded by the coding sequence ATGCGCGGTTGGCAGGGGATGGTGCTGTCGTTGAGCGTCCAGGACAGTTCGACCGGCTCGGGAGCGCCGGGGGAGACACGCAAAACACTGGAGATCGCGCTCGGCCGTCAGATCCGCGCGATCCGGCGCTCGCATGATTTGTCGGTTGCCGATCTCGCGGCGGCGGCCGGGATCTCGGCCGGCATGCTGTCGAAGATCGAGAACGGGCAGATCTCGCCGTCGCTCAGCACGATCGCGGCCATCGCCGCCAGCGTCAACGTACCGATCAGCACGCTTTTTGCCGCCTTCGAGGAGAAGAGCGACTGCTCCTATGTGCCGGCCGGCAAGGGTGTCAACATCGAGCGGCGCGGCACCAAGGCCGGGCATGTCTATGAGCTCCTGGGCCATGCCCTTGGCGGCGACGTGGTAGTCGAACCCTATCTCATCACGCTGCGCGAGGACGCCTCGCCCTTCACCGGCTTCCAGCATGCCGGCGTCGAGTTCATCTACATGCTCAGCGGCGAGGTGGTCTACCGGCACGCCGAGGGACGCTATCGCTTGAAGCCGGGCGATGCGCTGCTGTTCGACTCGGGCGCGCTGCATGGGCCGGAGGAGTTCG
- a CDS encoding iron-containing alcohol dehydrogenase, giving the protein MINRILTPRELIVGGGSIGQLPALLQRLSVSRPLLVIDPGVLKLGLAEPAIAAMRADGIDLDIFAEVIEDPTDATVDLAVEQIRSSNRDSVIGFGGGSAIDTGKAAAIVASTGEAVHALKVPRIVDLSVMPFIAVPTTAGTGSEVTRACVITDTQRHEKMLILGTAALPAAAIVDFELTLSCPFRVTVDTGLDALTHALEAIINRNRNAHADALASSALALIGAHLETAASEPGNRAAREAMMLGATHAGLAVSNTSTALIHGLSRPIGALFHVPHGLSNAMLLPLVTAYSLSAAPRQYAAAARALGWASASDSDEHAGRVLVQGFIGLNARLKVPTPQSFGIDGERYKALLPEMARQALSSGTPQNNPRVPDTDDIIALYRNAWDGRVPVF; this is encoded by the coding sequence ATGATCAACCGCATCCTCACCCCTCGCGAACTCATCGTCGGCGGCGGATCGATCGGGCAGCTTCCCGCCCTGCTGCAGCGCCTTAGCGTCTCGCGGCCCTTGCTCGTCATCGACCCCGGCGTCCTCAAGCTGGGGCTGGCCGAGCCGGCGATCGCCGCCATGCGCGCTGACGGGATCGATCTCGATATCTTCGCGGAGGTCATCGAGGATCCCACCGACGCCACGGTCGATCTCGCCGTGGAACAGATACGCAGCAGCAACCGCGACAGCGTCATCGGCTTCGGCGGCGGCAGCGCCATCGACACGGGCAAGGCCGCGGCCATCGTTGCCAGCACCGGGGAAGCGGTCCACGCCCTGAAAGTTCCGCGCATCGTCGACCTGAGCGTGATGCCCTTCATCGCGGTTCCGACGACGGCTGGGACAGGCAGCGAGGTGACGCGGGCCTGTGTGATCACCGACACGCAGCGACACGAGAAGATGCTGATCCTGGGAACAGCCGCCTTGCCGGCCGCCGCAATCGTCGATTTCGAGTTGACCCTGAGCTGCCCGTTCCGCGTCACGGTCGACACCGGGCTCGATGCGCTGACGCATGCTTTGGAAGCGATCATCAACCGCAACCGCAACGCCCATGCCGACGCGCTCGCATCCTCGGCGCTGGCGCTGATCGGCGCCCATCTCGAAACGGCGGCAAGCGAGCCAGGCAACCGCGCCGCCCGCGAGGCCATGATGCTCGGAGCGACCCATGCGGGGCTTGCCGTCTCCAACACCTCGACGGCGCTGATCCATGGCCTCAGCCGCCCGATCGGAGCGTTGTTCCATGTGCCGCACGGCCTGTCGAACGCCATGCTGCTGCCGCTCGTCACCGCCTATTCCTTGTCGGCGGCACCGCGACAATACGCAGCCGCGGCGCGGGCGCTCGGCTGGGCGAGCGCGAGTGACAGCGACGAGCACGCCGGCCGCGTGCTCGTCCAAGGCTTCATCGGGCTGAATGCGCGGCTCAAGGTTCCGACGCCGCAAAGCTTCGGCATCGACGGGGAGCGCTACAAGGCGCTGCTGCCGGAGATGGCGCGGCAGGCGCTCAGCTCCGGGACGCCGCAGAACAATCCGCGCGTCCCGGATACCGATGACATCATCGCGCTTTACCGGAATGCCTGGGATGGCCGGGTTCCGGTCTTTTAG